In the Aptenodytes patagonicus chromosome 5, bAptPat1.pri.cur, whole genome shotgun sequence genome, ctttcccgTACCTGTCAATTATTCCTTGCAAAAAGATTTATTAGTTGAAGTCTCTGAAGAGTCTACCTGCACCAAACATGAAGTTGTCTGCGTCCAAGCAAGATCTCCCTTACAAATTGGTTCCTTGAGCTGCTGTGGACCGTGCTCCCCCTAGAACCTCAATGATCCCCCCCGGTAATATTCAGGGAAAAGCATGAAGGGAACAGACTAAGACAAGTGGAAACCGGGACTGAAAActtcacaaaaaggaaaaggaactgaCCAGGGGGTGAGGTGGAGAAACGTAACTGGAAAGGGCTAGGCAAATTAATTCTTGGCTTAAGAAAGGAAGGGACGCAAAGATGGGATTATAGGACAGGGAACCTGAAAGAATGGGAAATGCATGTAGAGGTTAGGATGAAGCCAGAGAAAAAGAGTTCAAAAGGGAGAACAGAACCGAGCGGAAAAGGAAAACTTGGGAAAAGTTTGGGGGAtggaagaaactggaaaaaaagaaagggaaaaaaaaccaccacacaacagAATTAGGATCCCAGCAGGGTGGAAAACAAGTTTAGAGGGACAAGTCCCCCAGAAGCTTAAATCTCGCTATTCTTTTACCGTTAGCAACTATGCCTGATAACACATCCAAATGATTTCTTAAAAATGACCAAAAGTTATGAGAACATGAACACATCCTAGCTCTAAAAGCAAGACAAATAAGGAGTGAAAATAAGCACTTCCATTTCTCATATCTTTGTTCTCACCTGAAACAATCGTAACAGGACCCCGGATTTCAACCAGTTTTTGCCTTGTGAAGTTCTTAATGAGACATTTTACTAAGGTGCTCTTCCCAACCTTGGGAGGGCCGACTACAACCACCACCACAGGAGGTGGCTCCAAAGGAGTACGGTCAACCACGGGAATGTGATGTTTTTTAGTCTTCAAATCCTGAGTTCTGAGAAGAAGTTTGtcataaataaatacaagaactTAAAAAACAGTAACATTTATTCTTTGAAAGTCTTCGGTATTTGCAAAACCTCGGACACAAAGGTTCACCAAGAGCCCAGATTCTAATATGTATGCGGAACTCCCACCAAGCCTAAGGAgctatacacattttttttcccgtTAAGACTAACGCAGCTGTACCACGTAACACAAGATGCAGAAAGCATCACGCTGCTGACACAGGCATAAACTACAACACGACGTGGTGAATGGGGAAAGCTATGTGAGCGCGCCGGGGAAAATTACGCTATGTCCATTTCCACGCAAAGTCACAAAGAAACCCCAGCCAGCACCTACCCATCCAGCCGGCCCTGCATGCTCTATAACCATTTCTCACCTATGGAAAGTTCTGGCCATCCGCACAGCGGACTGGACCGTAAAGGCTTTGGGGTTTCTCTTCCGCGCATTCTCCTCATCTCCTATTCCTAGGTCATTGAGATAacgtttccttttcttctctgcctttggcCCACTATGCTTTGCGCGAtgcttcttcttctctttttcctccatcttACTCTTTCAACAATTGTTTACGATCAGTATGACGTAGGTTGCTCCTGTGTGATACCGCGCACAGCCGACATAGGAAGAAAACGCAATTAGCACGTATAGCAAACATATACAGCATACCTGTGAGAGAACAGCAGCACCGTGTAAACGTTACTTAACCGTCTGAAAGAACAGCTAATTTACGTCCTGCCTGGCCGCACGTGAAAGGCACCGCAGCCCACCCAGCGCAAAGCAGCACTCCTGGCTGACCCCAGGCCGCAGGGCTCGGCCCCGGCCGGGCTCCGTGCCCGGCAGGCCGCGGGCCTCCGGGTAGGCCGGCAGCCTGCTCCCGCCGCTGCGGGCCGGCGCAGGGGGAGGGCCGCTACTTTCCTCCGGGGAAAGCCGATTTCCAACGCCAGCCGCGGCAGGGAGCTGCCGGGCACGCCGCGGGCCGGCCCCACGCCCCCCGAGGAAGGGGAGAGGGCCAtcccgcggggctgctccccacgGGCTGCCGCCGCCTacctgccccgccgcgccgcgccgcgccgctccgcgtgGGCCCGCACCGACCGTCCCGCAATGGCGGCCCCCCCCCGGAAACAACGGCTGCGCCTGGAGTTCCCGGAGAAGCGGCTGCGGCGGAGCCCTATTGCCGGCACACACGGCGGCGGCCCGACGGGGCGCGGGCCTGTCTGCTCCCTCAGCGGGGTTGGGCGCGCCGCGCCGGCCCAgcaccgccgggccggggccccgggAACCGGCCCGCGACTGCGCCCGATTTGTGAATACGTAACCTCCCCGCAAGCGCCCCGAAGGTCCGCGGTAGCTGTCCGGCGGTGCTTGCTCCGCAGCAGCGGGGGCTGAGGAGGCCTGCGCCCCGCCGACGGCTGACCGGCCTCTGACGGCTCGGCCGCTCGGGGGTTCCCGCCTGCCGCCGCAGGCTGTGCCCGTTCGCACTGGCTGCTGTGGCCCCAGAAATCAATGTGaagaagttctttttaaaaaaaaaaaaagaaatccttaccAAGGACTAGGGGAGGGCAAACAAGTCAGAGGGTAAAAGCCTATGAAGGGCTTTCCGGCGCTATGAACTCGGATGAAATGTACTTACTTGGGGGCTTTTTTCAGCTATCAAGTCCACCACCCCATAAGGACATGACTAGGCGTGCAGGCGTCGAGGAACTCATTTATCTCAGGCCTGTGCCTACGCCTTAAGGCAAGTCCTCCTGAAGTTAGTTGTAAGTACAGGCCCTGCTTAAGTGAAGAGCCCTCTTCTCTGGGGTAATTTGCCTTATGCCAAGAAACAGCGAGGAGCAGGGCTGCTGAAGAGGTGTCCAGGTCATGAACTGCTGTCTCTGTGACGCTGGCCAAATCCTGCCTCCCGGGCGGGCGGCTTCCAGCGAGGACTCGCAGCTGCAGGGGCCGTGACTGTCGCTCTggtcctgctgctggaggaggtggctgagaagaaagaaatgcactTTGCGGGCTCCCACAAAATGGGGAACTCGAGATGCCTAGCAGTGGGGTAGGCCCAGGCTGACTATAAACCACATTGGTTAATTTGGGTCGTCGCTGTCTCTCTTCCACAAGCTGTGtggcagaaaatacagttttcaataTTCAGCATGCAAAATCCTCCTTTCTTCTATAAACAGGAGCATTTTACAGGCAGTAGAAGAGCAGTCCAATACTGAACACACTTGGTTCCTGCCCCACCTCTTCCTCAGCGTCACCTACTCGTATGACAGCAGAGATGCTTTTGGCATGCAAGTCCAGTGGAAGCTACTAATGCCATCGCTCTGAAAGTGCCTCCGACATGCTCAATAAGCATGTAATTTGTGTTCTGGCATTCTCCACCTCGCAGCAAAGAGTGAAAGTTTACAGGAACGTCACAAGAGAGTGTTGCATCCGACTGCTCTGCGCAGGTTTTTCTTATTAGTGAAATATATGCTAGGCAGGTCTGTTAAAAGCAACTTGTAACAAAGAAAACCAGCAACTTACAGAAAAGCTCTACCCTGAGCAGTAGGTAGCTCtgtgatgggattttttttcttggagttgCTCACGAGAAGTATTCAGAGTGTATTCCACTTCAGTGTTGGAAACATGGGTTTGGTAATACGGGAAGCGTGTTCCCTAGACCAGATGAAGGGCTTGCAACGCCTGGTATTAGTAGAGCAGCCAGGAGCGACAGCTCAACACCGAACGCCTAACACGGCTGCCTTGCTGCGGCTTTGTGAGCTTTGACGGAATAGGATATCGACAGAGTGGGAGGGGGAAGCAGCTGGATGCACTGCAGAGACCGGGCTCGCCTAAGAGAATCTGTAACAACCACCCTCCAATTATTTGCCTCGGACCCCTATTAGATAAGAGGGTGCTGGTTACCGTGCattgggagcagcagggaggatACCATGGGGAGAcccgctgctgcctgccaggTGCCCGCTGACTCCAGGGAGGAACCAAAAGCCCACATCCTTGTTGAATGAAAGGACGTTCTTTCAGAtgtccttcttcctcttcaactCACTCTTTCTTTATGAAGCAAGGCTGGTTTGCTACACACTTTTGAACACCAGTTTCTTGTCTTTTTCATGGgtaaaattactatttttgttctgtctgtgcctgggaagaagtctCACTTCTCATTAAGTAGGTCTTACGAGGGAGAGGGTGTATGTAGATAAAGAAGTCTTAatgcacagttttaaaaaaagtttacttaAGGAGTCATATATACAGTCATAAATAGAATCATCACCTTGTACTTAGCTCTCAGATACAACTTTTTGTGTTCAAAGTGCCTTGCAGCTATTGTCTGAAGCTAGGTTCTTCCGTAATACATGAAAAAGCTGTGTTCCAATTCTTCAGGTCAAGGCAGAAAAGTTAAATGACTTCTTCACAGCCACAGCTAAAAATTACTGACGCAAGTCAGGACTAATTTTCTGGACTTCTTGTGTACAGATCTCAATAGACAGCTTCCTCACAGAGATACCaactttattaataaaatgtctggttttaagttttgtttttattatgtttCTTTTGTTCTATAAACAAAGTAATTAAGTTAATAACATATGTATTAAAATCTAGGCATACTTAAAATATGCCAGAGccacattttaaacacaaaaaaggatTTGCATGTATAGTTTTCAGCATCCTAGGCCCGATACTGCTTTAATACACAACCACGGCAGCTCCCCAGAGGCACACATGAAGAACACTTCCGTGATTACAGTGGTCTTCCAGGCGGCCATGGGTCTTGAGAAGTCTAAAAATAGGCTCAATGTGCGAATGCAAAGatggaacactttttttttttccctgtgagtgCAGTTCTACAGTTCATTATCACCCAGGTAGAAAACCTTCATTTGGCAAATAGAAAACTacactttgaaaaaaacagacaatTATACAAAAGGAAATCACAAAAATATTGCCTTTTAAAAGGCTACACGTggtcatttttaaatgaaaacactatACATTAAGTATCTAGGAAAAGACCAGCAGTGTTCTTTATCAGGAGCACACCTAAAACACAAACACACCCAGCGAGCCGTCCCCTGCCACCACCAAGACTGCTTTTTCCATGCCTGTACCCCTCTCATGCTAACGCTTTCTTCACTAAAAGCTATAAATAAGTCTGTTTTCTACAGATCTCTTAAGTTAAAGTAAGTGAATTCTGACCAGAATAGAAACAAAACTGAGTGCAGTAAGGCCACAAAACCAACGCCGTAGTCCCAAGCCTCCTGGCAGAATTAATCCAGCGCAGTCTGAACGCAGAAGGAGTAAATCTTCAGTACTGACATATTTGTGAGGAAGATCAGTCTGTACGTGCAAGCTAACGTGAGGCTGCCCGTCACAAAAGGCATGCAGGAATACTGCAAGCAGCTCAGCGGCAGTTCCCATAGGATGGGGCGGGGAGGTTCTGCAGCAGGTTGGTCTCCTGTAGCCCTTGCTAACTTCGCTtatcttccttccccttccagaGAGCGCGCAAAGCTCAGAGCAAGCGCTCCACACTTAGACCCGCAAAACCTCTAGCCACTTTGGACAACACTGCCAATCgaacaaaaaaaccacattaatttTCCATCGGGCAGGCAGACCCGCTGTCAGGTTCATGTGTGACCCAAATGGCAGGTTGAACTCTGTTGGCCACCAAAAGCAAAAAGGTAACTTTTTGGCCCACCTTGCTCCCCATTTTGCTCATTCTCAAACAGCGAATCTAACCCAGTTCCCAAAATTTCATTTCTCATGCCCAGCCAATGAGGGTCGTAGTCATTTACcgtctccagcagctgctgcccgtACGATGGGGCCGGAGCGGCGAGTGTCCCTTGATACCCCCCTTCATGTTTTGGAAGTACCAAAGGAGGACTAGCGTGACTAGCCGCAAGCAGAGGTGGACTGCGCCTCATCTGCTCGAGCTCAAGCTTAGATTCCCCTTCACCGTAACTGAAAGCGGAGCCCTTCCCAAGGGGAGAAGTGTTTGACTTGATATACAAACAGTTCTCATCGCCCAGGCCCTGGTCAGCATTCAAGCAGTTTAGGACAGGCCTCCTATACACGTTCTCTTTGGCTGCCAAGTACTGGTGATCTTCTATACAAGACTGGAAAACATCTGCATCCGAGTAGCAGCTTTCAGGGAAAGACTTCTTCAGGTACGGATATTCCTGCGCCTGCTGCACAGGGAgtgagagctgggggggggtccccacgCTTCCCGCACCGAGTGGGACCCCTTTTCCCACGCAGTCCAAACCGAAGTGAGCTGGGGTCTGACCCGGGGCTCCAAAAGTGTTATCCAAGCTCCTGAAATGAGTACCGACCCTTAAGTACGGCTGCCCCGAGTAGGGCGACGGCTGACCGGAGAAACTCTGGTTGCCTCCTGGTAGGCCGGGCTGCGGGTGGAGGAGGCTCCGGTCCGGCCCAAGGCCCTGCATCGTCCGGGACCTctcccggcagccgccgccgcagcgGGTCGGCTTTTGCTTGCCACAGGCCGGCTTGGGGTAGGCGGCGGCGGCTTCGCTCTTCTTGTGGTTCAGCTGCCGGGCTCTCCTGTTCTGAAACCACACCTGCGAGGCCAGCGGAGAGTGAGCGCTCGGCCCTgcggcggcccggccggggggaagccgccccccccccccccgcccccctccccgtccctcccGCCCCTCTCACCTGGATCCTGGACTCGGGGATGTCGGTGAGGCCGGAGAGCTGCTCCCGCAGGGCGATGCCGGGGTAGGGCTCCTTCTCGAAGGCGCggaccagcagctccagctgggccTTGCTGAAGGTGGTCCGCTTCCGCcggccgccctcccgccccgcgctgggggcggcggggcgcgcccgGGCCTCgcctgcggggagaggggagCGGCGGTCAAGGgggagccgcgccgagccgcgctcctcccgccccgccgcctccaaCGCTACCGCCAACCCGCCCTGCTCCTCCCCGCACCCGGCCGCACCCCGGGGAGGCTTACcggtggggccggggccgggtggGAGGCCGGCGAGCTCCATGCGGGCCGAGGTCTGCGGGCGGTGGGGCGGCCCAGGCCGCTCCCCGCCTTATGAGCCCTCCGCCCCGGCCCTTGGCGACCCCcacccgcccggcccggccccgccaatggggccggggccgccggcccTCCGAGGGTGACTCAGAGCCGTCTCCCACACCTCCATTGTCATCCCATCACCAAAATACACATAATGAGGTCTCGCCCCATCGAAGGAGCCAAAGCGTCTCCCAGCgaagcccccgccgccgccacaaACCCATCCGCCTTTCTTTAATTCAAATGGAGAGTGGATAATTTAATGAAGTTATCTTTCGCCTTGGGTTCGGCCCTCTGAGAAGGCTCCCCTTCTCTCCGCACCGCAGGCCTGGGGCTCTGGTGGAAATCCGGGGATCCCCCGGATGCGGGGAGGCCTCTACACCGCCCTTCTCCTGAAGGGAAGCCATCCCAGCTCTTACTGCACCCGGGCGACGACTCCTTGTCTTCCCCGTTTAGTTACCCCGCTCCTATTCCCATCCGTGGGACGTTTCTCATCGACTTAACTGCATTAAATAAAACGCTGGTGGCTTTACTAGACATTGCATCAAACCCCACCGGTCACAGTAGAGGACAAAGCCGCGGCGCACTCTGCGGTCACCTGGGGGGCAAGGAGCAGTCTCCCTCCCGAGCGTGTGCTGAAGAGCTCAGCACAACCTTTTCCTTTCCtagggctgcttttttttcctccagacagCTCTACTCATCCAGGTCATGTACAGAACAAGCAAGGTCTGTGCTTTCAGCCCAAGGTGAAATCATAATCCAAAAGAGAGGCCAGAAATACTATTTGAGAGCCAAGAGTGACATAAGGATTTACACAGGGCAACAGTTGCAATGCCGAAAAGGATTAGATGTTAGAACAGGATTAGAACAGCAGCAAATCAATTAGTTAATGTAATAATTTGTCAAATGAGGCCATTAATGGCTATCACTGAAGGTGTTCAAGAGCAGTGGCATCATTACTTCATGTGTTTTTCGTCTCAACATGTCCCCATTCATTTTTCAGGCTTGGGACCCGCTCCAGCTTGTTCTGAAGCTAAAGGGTAAGGGGACAAAGTCTGCAAGCTGTTATATACTGTTTGCATTCTGCAGGGACCGGCGTGTCTGCCATTCAAGCAGCCACTTTTGGGTTGAGCTGGGTGAGGGTTTTAACATTGCACACACCACCACAGTGGTTCACAACAAAAATGAATGCCCTCCCAGACAGGGGCGACAGTCAGCCCCTGTGAGTCTAGTACTCCAGAGACTGGATTCCTTTAGCAGCTCTGTCCGTAAGGCAAGGTAAATGCCCTCAGAAAGCACTTTACCTAAATAATGTTTTCAAGCAGCAGTGTATATGAAGGCAGTGAGAATTTGAGGGATGACTGCAGCGTGTAGCCCAAAACACCTGGAAACAACAGCTTGAAGCATTTTCTCAGTACTCCTCCCCTTTCTTCTACCGTATCATTCCCATAAGCTGGACTGTCGTAGCACAGATACATCCCACAGgatttcttttctcccccagaGCTCCAGGATAGTTCGGAGTTTTTCCTTTCCATGTAAACAATAAATTTGTATTTAAGCAAGAATTTGCAcgtgggagaagggaaaaaagcagccagGTGGCAAGTGGTTCAGCAGTTCTAGGTACAGTCAATCTAGTGTGCTGCTAGTCCTTCGGTTTTAGTTCGCTTTTAATACTGATACATATGTAGGGAGGGTGGATGAAGGCTCAGATGCAATAAGCAGACATATAAAGCTTGGTGGCACAGTTTTATTGACAGTCTTCTCTACAGCAAACCCGCCTTCAGCTAATCCTTGTTCTAAGCACGCGGGGTGCAATTCTACCTCCCTTTAAGCCCCCATATCGCTTCACACACAGTCCTGCACACGCCATCTCCAGCGCACACTTGACTAGAAAATGAGCCAACTCACAGAGCTACTCCTTCCAAAAactgatcacttttttttttttggccaggttAGTTTTTGGCGAGCTTAGTTCAAGCACCAGCGTGGGATGGGGGTGCACAGGAGCAGAGGGTAAAAGAGAGTTGGGGAGCCCCGATTTAAACCGGCACAAGAAAGTATGGAATTGCACATGACCTTTCCATCTCTCTGCAATT is a window encoding:
- the LOC143160338 gene encoding LOW QUALITY PROTEIN: uncharacterized protein LOC143160338 (The sequence of the model RefSeq protein was modified relative to this genomic sequence to represent the inferred CDS: deleted 3 bases in 2 codons); the encoded protein is MELAGLPPGPGPTGKPPRGAAGCGGAGRVGGSVGGGGAGGARLGAAPPDRRSPLPAGEARARPAAPSAGREGGRRKRTTFSKAQLELLVRAFEKEPYPGIALREQLSGLTDIPESRIQVWFQNRRARQLNHKKSEAAAAYPKPACGKQKPTRCGGGCRERSRTMQGLGPDRSLLHPQPGLPGGNQSFSGQPSPYSGQPYLRVGTHFRSLDNTFGAPGQTPAHFGLDCVGKGVPLGAGSVGTPPQLSLPVQQAQEYPYLKKSFPESCYSDADVFQSCIEDHQYLAAKENVYRRPVLNCLNADQGLGDENCLYIKSNTSPLGKGSAFSYGEGESKLELEQMRRSPPLLAASHASPPLVLPKHEGGYQGTLAAPAPSYGQQLLETVNDYDPHWLGMRNEILGTGLDSLFENEQNGEQGGPKSYLFAFGGQQSSTCHLGHT